Proteins co-encoded in one Papaver somniferum cultivar HN1 chromosome 5, ASM357369v1, whole genome shotgun sequence genomic window:
- the LOC113278779 gene encoding uncharacterized protein LOC113278779 produces MKNFLSISVPSFWTCIFNPKCLFIVCNVIVVFLVGESKFFGSAKSSDPATEVYQQCLERSKSSDSIQKISSIKEKMMIHQELKPESSFMEEVDVTSVVSDHVREEKVMKRQEEPHAMAQSCYPLPADEELNQRVENFIARVKKQRKLETGVLVYCN; encoded by the coding sequence ATGAAGAACTTTCTCTCTATCTCTGTCCCCAgtttttggacttgtattttcAACCCCAAGTGTTTATTCATCGTGTGCAACGTCATCGTTGTTTTCCTTGTGGGAGAATCAAAGTTTTTCGGTTCCGCTAAGTCGTCCGATCCGGCTACTGAAGTTTACCAACAGTGCTTAGAAAGAAGTAAGAGTAGTGATAGTATTCAGAAAATAAGTAGTATAaaagagaagatgatgattcaCCAAGAGTTGAAACCAGAGTCTTCTTTCATGGAAGAGGTTGATGTCACAAGTGTAGTAAGTGATCATGTCCGAGAAGAAAAAGTGATGAAACGACAGGAGGAACCTCATGCAATGGCACAGAGTTGTTATCCCTTGCCTGCGGATGAGGAGTTAAACCAAAGGGTGGAGAACTTCATTGCAAGGGTGAAGAAACAAAGAAAGCTTGAAACAGGAGTTCTTGTTTATTGCAATTAG
- the LOC113277279 gene encoding HVA22-like protein e isoform X1, with protein MGSDDKPLLTLLSFLHSLAGPAVMLLYPLYASVRAIESTSKVDDEQWLAYWIFYSFLTLMEMVLEPLLVWIPIWYDIKLAFVAWLVLPHFRGAAFIYENHVRELLRKYGGNLLVKDHTSPATKAKNRFVDAITPKKKEHEAY; from the exons ATGGGTAGTGATGACAAACCATTATTGACTCTGCTCTCGTTTCTCCATTCCTTGGCTGGTCCTGCAGTCATGCTCTTGTACCCTTT ATATGCATCGGTAAGAGCAATAGAGAGCACATCAAAGGTTGATGATGAACAGTGGCTTGCTTATTGGATCTTCTACTCTTTTCTCACTCTCATGGAGATGGTCCTTGAACCCCTTCTTGTCTG GATACCGATATGGTACGACATAAAGCTAGCTTTTGTGGCGTGGTTGGTTCTACCACACTTCAGAGGAGCTGCTTTTATCTATGAGAACCATGTTAGAGAACTGTTGAGGAAATATGGTGgtaatttgttggtgaaagatcATACGTCCCCTGCAACCAAGGCCAAGAACAGATTTGTTGATGCCATTACCCCCAAGAAG AAGGAGCACGAGGCGTATTAA
- the LOC113277279 gene encoding HVA22-like protein e isoform X2, whose translation MGSDDKPLLTLLSFLHSLAGPAVMLLYPLYASVRAIESTSKVDDEQWLAYWIFYSFLTLMEMVLEPLLVWIPIWYDIKLAFVAWLVLPHFRGAAFIYENHVRELLRKYGGNLLVKDHTSPATKAKNRFVDAITPKKVED comes from the exons ATGGGTAGTGATGACAAACCATTATTGACTCTGCTCTCGTTTCTCCATTCCTTGGCTGGTCCTGCAGTCATGCTCTTGTACCCTTT ATATGCATCGGTAAGAGCAATAGAGAGCACATCAAAGGTTGATGATGAACAGTGGCTTGCTTATTGGATCTTCTACTCTTTTCTCACTCTCATGGAGATGGTCCTTGAACCCCTTCTTGTCTG GATACCGATATGGTACGACATAAAGCTAGCTTTTGTGGCGTGGTTGGTTCTACCACACTTCAGAGGAGCTGCTTTTATCTATGAGAACCATGTTAGAGAACTGTTGAGGAAATATGGTGgtaatttgttggtgaaagatcATACGTCCCCTGCAACCAAGGCCAAGAACAGATTTGTTGATGCCATTACCCCCAAGAAGGTAGAGGACTAA